One window from the genome of Sinobacterium caligoides encodes:
- a CDS encoding homoserine kinase: MAVYTVLEADFISALVAPYGVGPVNDFQGIGDGVENTNYFVTTDISQLSSENSTATERQFVLTVFEELKHSDVQFYLDWLHALDQAGVPVAAALVDNLGNNLQQVEGKPAALFPRLQGRHLDTPTLAQAHSAGQAMAKMHLVSLDHHSLHHDSPKDFTWVEHNIEQLLNFLSADEAELLQAAWQRCNATLRQYQLPSGIIHTDLFRDNALFVDERLSGILDFYSAGSGRLSYDLAVMANDWVSDADGQLNDVLLTAMLNGYDEVRPRSADEQHCWPALLQAAAVRFWVSRLVAIHLPSIDHRPGALIQSKDPELYKRILQYRLQL; this comes from the coding sequence ATGGCCGTCTATACCGTTTTAGAAGCTGATTTCATTAGCGCTCTAGTCGCCCCCTATGGGGTTGGCCCCGTCAATGACTTTCAGGGCATCGGCGACGGCGTCGAGAACACCAACTACTTCGTCACCACCGATATCTCACAGCTCAGCAGTGAGAACTCGACGGCCACTGAGCGTCAGTTTGTGCTCACCGTATTCGAGGAACTGAAGCACAGCGATGTGCAATTTTACCTCGACTGGTTACACGCCCTCGATCAGGCCGGCGTCCCCGTGGCGGCAGCGCTAGTCGACAACCTTGGCAACAACCTGCAACAGGTCGAAGGTAAACCGGCAGCCCTGTTTCCCCGCCTGCAGGGCCGACACCTCGACACCCCCACACTCGCCCAAGCCCACTCCGCAGGGCAGGCAATGGCGAAGATGCACCTGGTCTCCCTCGATCATCACAGCCTGCACCATGACAGCCCGAAAGATTTCACCTGGGTTGAACATAACATCGAACAATTACTGAACTTTCTCAGCGCAGATGAAGCCGAACTGTTACAAGCGGCCTGGCAGCGCTGTAACGCCACACTACGCCAATATCAGCTACCTTCGGGCATCATCCACACCGACCTATTCCGCGATAACGCGCTATTTGTCGACGAACGACTGTCTGGCATCCTCGACTTCTACAGTGCCGGTAGCGGCCGCCTCAGCTACGATCTCGCGGTGATGGCCAACGACTGGGTAAGCGACGCCGACGGCCAGCTCAACGACGTCTTATTGACCGCCATGCTCAATGGCTATGACGAAGTTCGACCACGCAGCGCCGACGAGCAACATTGTTGGCCCGCGCTATTACAGGCCGCCGCCGTCCGCTTCTGGGTCTCGCGCCTCGTCGCCATCCACCTGCCCAGCATCGATCACCGTCCCGGCGCACTGATTCAGAGCAAAGACCCTGAACTGTACAAGCGCATCCTGCAGTATCGTCTGCAGCTATAA
- a CDS encoding metal ABC transporter solute-binding protein, Zn/Mn family, whose protein sequence is MIPVKKMKLIMTGAVALLSVLSAPLYADSVMTTVKPMAMIIKAVAPQAVEVNYLVRDGHSGHHYHMRPSDRKLLQESNYFFWLGAEFEPIMQKAAAGSNAVNLTSSFATQPTLTKGGSHLWMNPITALALATAAADTLSHDYPQYKDEIAQRLASFKQQIAQLDADLKKGLADSTTRNFVALHDAYGNLSEQYGLHQLAAFYGENEQVIGAASRAALKQQLDGSGEICVFTQPQFKLKPVQTLLGEHQLKVLKLDPLATAQPMEAGYVGFFKDVSRQLQSCF, encoded by the coding sequence ATGATACCTGTGAAAAAGATGAAGCTAATAATGACCGGCGCTGTAGCGCTATTGTCAGTGTTGTCAGCACCCTTATATGCCGATTCGGTGATGACGACGGTAAAGCCGATGGCGATGATTATCAAGGCCGTAGCGCCGCAAGCGGTTGAAGTTAACTACCTCGTACGCGATGGCCATAGCGGGCATCATTATCATATGCGCCCATCGGATCGTAAACTGTTACAGGAAAGCAACTACTTCTTCTGGTTGGGCGCAGAGTTTGAGCCAATCATGCAGAAGGCGGCGGCCGGTTCAAATGCGGTTAACCTGACCAGCTCTTTTGCCACTCAGCCAACGCTGACCAAGGGTGGTAGCCACCTGTGGATGAACCCAATTACGGCGCTGGCGCTGGCGACGGCTGCAGCCGATACCCTGAGCCACGACTACCCACAGTATAAGGATGAGATTGCGCAGCGTCTAGCGAGCTTTAAGCAGCAGATTGCTCAGCTGGATGCTGACCTCAAGAAAGGCTTGGCCGATAGCACGACACGCAACTTTGTCGCCTTGCACGACGCCTACGGTAACCTCTCCGAGCAGTATGGCCTGCACCAGCTAGCGGCATTCTACGGTGAGAATGAGCAGGTCATCGGTGCAGCTAGCCGAGCGGCGCTGAAGCAACAGCTGGATGGAAGCGGTGAGATCTGCGTCTTTACGCAACCACAGTTCAAGCTAAAGCCGGTGCAGACACTACTTGGTGAGCATCAGTTGAAGGTGTTGAAACTCGACCCACTGGCAACCGCACAGCCGATGGAAGCGGGTTACGTCGGCTTCTTTAAGGATGTCTCGCGACAGCTACAGAGCTGTTTCTAA